In one window of Acanthopagrus latus isolate v.2019 chromosome 15, fAcaLat1.1, whole genome shotgun sequence DNA:
- the elovl5 gene encoding elongation of very long chain fatty acids protein 5 — METFNHKLNVYFETWMGPRDQRVRGWLLLDNYPPTFALTVMYLLIVWMGPKYMKHRQPYSCRGLLVLYNLGLTLLSFYMFYELVTAVWYGGYNFYCQDTHSAQDVDNKIINVLWWYYFSKLIEFMDTFFFILRKNNHQITFLHIYHHASMLNIWWFVMNWVPCGHSYFGASLNSFVHVVMYSYYGLSAIPAMRPYLWWKKYITQFQLIQFFLTMSQTIFAVIWPCGFPDGWLYFQIGYMVTLIFLFSNFYIQTYNKHSASLRKEHQNGSPLSTNGHANGTPSMEHTAHKKLRVD, encoded by the exons ATGGAGACCTTCAATCACAAACTGAACGTTTACTTCGAGACATGGATGGGTCCCCGAG ATCAGCGGGTGCGGGGATGGCTACTGCTCGACAACTACCCACCAACCTTTGCACTCACAGTCATGTACCTTCTGATCGTGTGGATGGGGCCCAAGTACATGAAACACCGGCAGCCGTACTCCTGCAGAGGCCTCCTGGTGCTCTACAATCTGGGCCTCACACTCCTCTCCTTCTACATGTTCTATGAG CTTGTTACTGCTGTGTGGTATGGCGGCTACAATTTCTACTGCCAGGACACTCACAGTGCACAGGATGTGGATAATAAG ATCATAAATGTCCTTTGGTGGTACTACTTCTCCAAGCTCATTGAGTTCATGGACACCTTTTTCTTCATACTACGGAAGAATAATCACCAGATCACCTTTCTTCACATCTACCACCACGCCAGCATGCTGAATATCTGGTGGTTTGTTATGAACTGGGTACCCTGCGGCCACT CGTACTTCGGTGCCTCCCTAAACAGCTTCGTCCACGTCGTGATGTATTCTTACTACGGCCTCTCAGCCATCCCAGCCATGCGGCCGTACCTTTGGTGGAAGAAGTACATCACACAGTTCCAGCTG ATCCAGTTCTTTTTAACCATGTCCCAGACAATATTTGCAGTCATATGGCCGTGTGGCTTCCCCGACGGATGGCTTTACTTCCAAATAGGTTACATGGTCACGCTAATTTTCCTGTTCTCAAACTTCTACATTCag ACCTACAACAAGCACAGCGCATCTCTAAGGAAGGAGCACCAGAACGGCTCTCCTCTATCAACAAATGGACATGCAAACGGGACGCCATCGATGGAGCACACTGCACACAAGAAACTGAGAGTGGATTGA
- the gclc gene encoding glutamate--cysteine ligase catalytic subunit, whose translation MGLLSQGSPLKWEETKKYADHVRKHGIIQFLNIYNKVKERQKDVLKWGDEVEYMLLELDDKDEKVRLVLNGGDVLDTLQDQGEKINPNHPTLWRPEYGSYMIEGTPGQPYGGTMSEFNTVEGNMGKRRREASSVLNQNETLCTITSFPMLGCPGFTKPEYQPTPVEKGVSKSLFFPDEAINTHPRFSTLTRNIRHRRGEKVVINVPIFKDKCTPSPFVEKFPEDDGEAARAALPDHIYMDAMGFGMGNCCLQVTFQACSIDEARYLYDQLATFCPIVMALSAASPFYRGFVSDNDCRWGVISASVDDRTQEERGLKPLKNNKYRIFKSRYDSIDSYLSSCSEKYNDIDLTIDEEIYKQLLDAGIDKLLAQHIAHLFIRDPLSVFEEKIHLDDENESDHFENLQSTNWQTMRFKPPPPNSDIGWRVEFRPMEVQLTDFENAAYVVFVVLLTRVILSYKLDFLIPLSKVDENMKVAQKRNAVQEGMFYFRKDIFKGCNPVLDGTASAQNGLETDGANDGGNEEYTLMSIDTIINGKEGVFQGLIPILNCYLENMEVDVDTRCTILNYLKLIKKRASGELMTMAKWMREFVAKHPQYKQDSVITDKINYDLFRKCDKIAKGEEQCPELIGNPVNKFK comes from the exons ATGGGTTTACTGTCACAGGGGTCTCCACTGAAGTGGGAAGAAACCAAGAAGTACGCCGACCATGTGAGAAAGCACGGCATCATTCAGTTCCTCAACATCTACAACAAAGTGAAGGAGCGTCAGAAAGATGTGTTGAAATGGGGCGACGAG gtCGAGTACATGTTGCTCGAGTTGGACGACAAGGATGAAAAGGTTCGACTTGTCCTTAACGGCGGGGATGTTTTGGACACTCTCCAGGACCAGGGTGAAAAGATTAACCCAAA TCACCCCACGCTCTGGAGGCCGGAGTATGGCAGCTACATGATTGAGGGAACTCCAGGGCAGCCGTACGGCGGGACCATGTCAGAGTTCAACACTGTGGAGGGCAACATGGGCAAGAGGCGACGAGAGGCCTCATCTGTCCTTAACCAGAATGAAACGCTCTGCACCATCACTTCATTCCCAAT GTTGGGTTGCCCAGGTTTCACCAAACCAGAGTACCAGCCGACCCCTGTTGAAAAGGGAGTGTCCAAATCATTGTTTTTCCCAGATGAAGCCATCAACACACACCCAAGGTTCAG CACACTTACCAGAAACATACgtcacagaagaggagaaaaggtCGTGATTAACGTACCAA TCTTCAAAGACAAGTGCACCCCGTCTCCATTTGTGGAGAAGTTTCCCGAGGATGATGGTGAGGCTGCAAGGGCAGCTCTGCCTGATCACATCTACATGGACGCCATGGGCTTTGGCATGGGAAACTGCTGTCTGCAG GTCACATTCCAAGCTTGTAGCATCGATGAGGCAAGATACCTTTACGACCAGCTCGCAACATTCTGCCCAATAGTG ATGGCGTTGAGCGCAGCCTCACCCTTCTACAGAGGATTTGTGTCAGATAATGATTGCCGCTGGGGGGTTATTTCTGCCTCGGTGGATGACAGGACACAGGAGGAACGTGGCCTCAAG CcattgaaaaacaacaaatacaggaTCTTCAAGTCAAGATATGACTCGATTGACAGCTACCTGTCAAGCTGCAGTGAGAAGTACAATGATATTGACCTGACGATAGACGAGGAGATCTACAAGCAGCTGCTTGATGCAG GAATTGACAAGCTGCTGGCACAACACATAGCACACCTCTTCATCCGAGATCCACTCTCCGTCTTTGAGGAGAAAATTCACCTGGACGATGAAAATGAGTCTGATCACTTCGAG AACCTGCAGTCAACCAACTGGCAGACGATGAGGTTCAAACCTCCACCTCCGAACTCTGATATCGGCTGGAGAGTTGAGTTCCGCCCCATGGAG GTGCAGCTAACTGATTTTGAAAACGCTGCATACGTGGTCTTTGTGGTCCTGCTCACCAGAGTGATCTTGTCTTATAAATTGGACTTTCTGATCCCCTTGTCAAAG gttgatgaaaacatgaaggTCGCACAGAAGAGAAACGCTGTCCAGGAGGGCATGTTTTACTTCCGAAAGGACATCTTTAAAG GCTGCAACCCAGTCCTTGATGGCACTGCCTCGGCTCAAAATGGCTTGGAGACTGATGGTGCCAATGATGGTGGTAATGAGGAGTACACGCTGATGAGCATCGACACCATCATCAATGGAAAG GAGGGGGTATTCCAAGGTCTCATCCCGATCCTCAACTGTTATTTGGAAAACATGGAGGTCGATGTGGACACCAGGTGCACTATTTTGAATTATCTGAAGCTCATCAAGAAACGTGCCTCAG GTGAACTGATGACCATGGCCAagtggatgagagagtttgttGCCAAGCACCCACAGTACAAGCAGGACAGTGTCATAACTGACAAGATCAACTACGACCTGTTCAGAAAGTGCGACAAGATTGCAAAAGGCGAGGAGCAGTGCCCCGAGCTCATTGGCAACCCAGTCAACAAGTTCAAATGA
- the klhl31 gene encoding kelch-like protein 31: protein MAPKKNKTAKKSKGDINEMTIMVEDSPINKINGLNTLLEGGNGFSCISTEVTDSVYAPNLLEGLSTMRQDSFLCDLTVATKSKSFDVHKVVMASCSEYVRNILKKDSSLQKIDLNDLSPVGLATAITYAYSGKLTLSLYSIGSTIAAAMLLQIGTLVKMCSDFLMQELSVENCMYVANIADAYDLKETKEASQKFMRENFIEFSEMEQFLKLTYEQISDFLSDDSLQLPSEITAFQIAMKWLDFDEKRLKYAADLLTHIRFGTISAQDLVNHVQSVPRMMQDSECHRLLVDAMNYHLLPYQQNILQSRRTKVRGGLKVILTVGGRPALTEKSLSKDVLYRDADNVWNKLTEMPAKSFNQCVAVLDGFLYVAGGEDQNDARNQAKHAVSNFCRYDPRFNNWIHLSNMIQRRTHFSLNTFNGLLFAVGGRNADGVQASLECYVPSSNQWQMKAPMEVPRCCHGSSVIDGKILVSGGYINNAYTRSVCSYDPSTDTWQDKNSLSTPRGWHCAATVGDRAYVIGGSQLGGRGERVDVLAVESYNPSNGQWSYCTPLHTGVSTAGISTLNNKVYLLGGWNEGEKKYKKCIQVYNPDLNEWTEDDELPEATVGISCCVVTIPTRKTRESRASSVSSAPVSI, encoded by the exons ATGGCACCCAAGAAGAATAAGACAGCTAAGAAGAGCAAAGGGGACATCAATGAAATGACCATCATGGTTGAGGACAGCCCCATCAACAAGATCAACGGGTTGAACACCCTGTTAGAGGGAGGAAACGGCTTCAGCTGCATTTCGACTGAAGTCACTGATTCCGTGTATGCCCCAAACCTCCTGGAGGGTTTGAGCACCATGAGGCAGGACAGCTTCCTCTGCGATCTGACGGTCGCCACCAAGTCCAAGTCATTCGATGTCCACAAGGTTGTCATGGCCTCTTGCAGTGAGTACGTTCGCAACATTTTGAAGAAGGACTCCTCCCTCCAGAAGATCGACCTGAACGACCTGTCACCTGTCGGCCTCGCCACAGCAATCACATACGCCTACTCTGGAAAGCTGACCCTGTCTCTGTACAGCATCGGCAGCACTATCGCTGCGGCCATGCTGCTGCAGATCGGCACCTTAGTGAAGATGTGCAGTGATTTCCTCATGCAGGAGCTCAGCGTGGAGAACTGCATGTATGTGGCCAATATCGCCGATGCCTATGACCTGAAAGAAACCAAGGAGGCATCGCAGAAGTTTATGCGGGAGAACTTCATCGAGTTCTCTGAGATGGAGCAGTTCCTGAAGCTCACCTACGAGCAGATCAGTGACTTCCTCTCGGACGATTCCCTGCAGCTTCCCTCCGAGATCACAGCCTTCCAGATCGCCATGAAGTGGTTGGACTTCGACGAGAAGAGGCTGAAGTACGCGGCCGATCTGCTTACTCACATTCGCTTCGGCACTATCTCTGCCCAAGACCTGGTGAATCATGTCCAGAGTGTGCCTCGAATGATGCAAGACTCCGAGTGCCACCGTCTCCTTGTTGACGCCATGAATTACCATCTGCTGCCATACCAACAGAACATCCTCCAGTCACGCAGAACAAAGGTACGTGGAGGCCTCAAGGTGATACTCACAGTGGGAGGACGCCCTGCCCTGACAGAGAAATCTCTCAGCAAAGATGTTCTCTACAGAGATGCAGATAACGTGTGGAATAAGTTGACAGAAATGCCGGCAAAGAGCTTCAACCAGTGTGTGGCGGTGTTGGATGGCTTCCTGTACGTGGCAGGTGGCGAGGACCAGAATGATGCAAGGAATCAGGCAAAACACGCAGTCAGCAACTTCTGCAG ATATGACCCACGCTTCAACAATTGGATTCACTTGAGCAACATGATCCAGAGGCGCACCCACTTCAGCCTCAACACCTTCAACGGCCTCTTGTTTGCCGTCGGAGGGCGAAACGCTGATGGCGTCCAGGCCTCTCTGGAGTGCTATGTGCCCTCCTCCAACCAGTGGCAGATGAAAGCCCCCATGGAGGTGCCCCGCTGCTGCCACGGCAGCTCCGTCATCGACGGCAAGATCCTTGTATCAGGAGGTTACATCAACAACGCCTACACCAGGTCCGTGTGCTCGTATGACCCCTCCACTGACACTTGGCAGGATAAGAACAGTCTGAGCACACCCCGAGGGTGGCACTGCGCTGCCACCGTGGGAGACCGAGCCTACGTCATCGGTGGCAGCCAGCTGGGAGGTCGTGGGGAGAGGGTGGACGTCCTCGCCGTCGAATCATACAACCCCAGCAACGGGCAGTGGAGCTACTGCACGCCTCTTCACACAGGAGTGAGCACAGCCGGCATTTCCACTTTGAACAACAAGGTGTATCTCCTCGGAGGCTGGAACGAGGGCGAGAAGAAGTACAAGAAATGCATTCAGGTTTACAACCCTGACCTCAATGAATGGACTGAGGATGATGAGCTGCCAGAAGCTACAGTCGGCATTTCATGCTGCGTTGTCACCATCCCCACAAGGAAAACACGAGAGTCCAGAGCCAGTTCAGTGTCTTCTGCACCAGTCAGTATATAA